In a single window of the Gemmatimonadota bacterium genome:
- a CDS encoding HD domain-containing protein: protein MRAVEVVMRHMAPRYGADPEWWGVVGLLHDFDYERYPNNDRAADQEHPTEGVRYLRSHGFPEDGCEAILGHAEFTNTARVSDLARVLFAIDELTGFVVACGLVRPSKSLLDLEPPSVLKKLKDKGFARGVNRDDVRNGAEQLGVPLDALVTDVLTALRPHEREFGLGSP, encoded by the coding sequence ATGCGCGCGGTGGAAGTGGTGATGCGGCATATGGCGCCAAGGTACGGCGCTGACCCCGAATGGTGGGGCGTGGTCGGGTTGCTGCACGACTTCGACTACGAACGCTATCCCAACAACGATCGCGCCGCCGACCAGGAACATCCCACCGAGGGCGTACGCTACCTTCGGTCGCACGGATTTCCCGAGGATGGCTGCGAGGCGATTCTCGGGCACGCAGAGTTCACCAATACGGCGCGGGTGAGTGACCTCGCGCGCGTCCTCTTCGCGATCGATGAACTGACGGGTTTCGTGGTGGCGTGCGGGCTGGTGCGACCCTCGAAGTCGCTGCTGGATCTCGAGCCGCCGTCGGTACTCAAGAAGCTGAAGGACAAGGGCTTCGCGCGCGGCGTCAATCGCGATGACGTGCGCAACGGCGCCGAACAGCTTGGCGTGCCGCTCGATGCGCTGGTGACCGACGTGCTCACTGCCTTGCGTCCGCACGAACGGGAGTTCGGCCTGGGCAGCCCGTGA
- a CDS encoding TolC family protein — translation MVRANRPLRFALVAALLALPGMAQAQGNQPSQALQSLPPMAPAPQSVTLAQALQRSEQVSPTVVQSANSIRSAELQVRTAKWRFVPQLSFTPQASLLMSSGDSRLDPVTGEVISGNSSNPNYGFNVTATLPIFDGFIRNYDLKAARAREDAATSTLVSTKFTNTLNVTNTFLTVLADKRLLAVDSTAVLSAEQQYNVAVAKLRAGSGSISDSLSALVSLNNAKFTMLGHQNTLATDEAQLGRAIGADGRVGAVDDPAYYQLPAAIDTLSLRRDARASSPQLRAAQATLEALRQATKSNKAQYFPNLSISVGDNFTANKQSDYSLKGRKSLNLGLTITPWTNFARETQIENAQIQVENQQASLLDQQHQIDANLTAQFAAISNAQAQIQLSETSATAAETNLRVVTARYGQGVATITELLQAQTNLTQAQVNAVQARYAYLRAKVQIESILGRSLP, via the coding sequence GTGGTCCGCGCTAACCGTCCGCTGCGTTTCGCACTCGTTGCAGCGCTCCTCGCACTTCCCGGCATGGCGCAGGCTCAGGGCAATCAGCCCTCGCAGGCATTGCAGAGCCTTCCGCCGATGGCCCCGGCACCGCAGTCGGTGACGCTGGCGCAGGCGCTCCAGCGCTCCGAGCAGGTGTCACCGACGGTGGTGCAATCGGCGAACAGCATTCGCAGCGCCGAGCTGCAGGTGCGCACGGCCAAGTGGCGCTTCGTCCCGCAGCTGAGCTTCACGCCGCAGGCCTCGCTGCTGATGAGCTCGGGTGACTCGCGCCTCGATCCGGTCACGGGCGAAGTGATCAGCGGCAACAGCTCGAATCCGAACTACGGCTTCAACGTGACCGCGACGCTGCCGATTTTCGACGGCTTCATCCGGAACTACGATCTGAAGGCCGCGCGGGCACGCGAGGATGCGGCGACGTCGACGCTGGTGTCGACCAAGTTCACCAACACGCTCAACGTCACCAACACCTTCCTCACGGTGCTGGCCGACAAGCGCCTGCTCGCCGTCGATTCGACGGCCGTGCTCAGCGCCGAGCAGCAGTACAACGTTGCAGTGGCCAAGCTGCGGGCCGGCTCGGGAAGCATCTCCGACTCGCTCTCCGCGCTGGTCTCGCTCAACAACGCCAAGTTCACGATGCTCGGCCACCAGAACACGCTGGCCACCGACGAGGCCCAGCTCGGCCGCGCGATCGGCGCTGATGGCCGCGTGGGCGCGGTCGATGATCCCGCGTACTATCAGCTGCCGGCGGCCATCGACACGCTCTCGCTCCGTCGCGATGCGCGCGCGTCGTCGCCCCAGCTCCGCGCGGCGCAGGCGACCCTCGAGGCGCTGCGACAGGCGACCAAGTCGAACAAGGCGCAGTACTTTCCGAACCTCAGCATCAGCGTCGGCGACAACTTCACGGCGAACAAGCAGAGCGACTACTCCCTCAAGGGGCGCAAGTCGCTCAACCTCGGCCTCACGATCACGCCGTGGACCAACTTCGCGCGTGAGACCCAGATCGAGAACGCCCAGATCCAGGTCGAGAACCAGCAGGCGTCGCTCCTCGATCAGCAGCACCAGATCGACGCGAACCTGACGGCGCAGTTCGCCGCGATCTCGAACGCACAGGCGCAGATCCAGCTGTCGGAAACGTCGGCCACGGCGGCCGAGACGAACCTGCGGGTCGTGACGGCGCGGTATGGCCAGGGTGTGGCCACCATCACTGAACTGTTGCAGGCCCAGACCAACCTGACGCAGGCGCAAGTCAATGCGGTGCAGGCGCGTTACGCCTACCTCCGCGCCAAGGTCCAGATCGAGAGTATTCTCGGGCGGAGTCTGCCGTAA
- a CDS encoding peptidylprolyl isomerase — MAKTAIIETEKGTITADLFDADAPGTVANFEKLGNSEFYDGTRFHRVISNFVIQGGDPLSKDPKNPRVGTGGPGYTIKCETDTSKHKHSAGSLSMAHAGKNTGGSQFFIAHSPQAHLDGVHTVFGQVTSGMDVVNAIRQGDVITSIRVS; from the coding sequence ATGGCTAAGACTGCGATCATTGAAACCGAGAAGGGTACCATCACCGCCGACCTGTTCGACGCGGACGCCCCGGGCACGGTTGCGAACTTCGAGAAGCTGGGTAACAGCGAGTTCTACGACGGCACCCGATTCCACCGCGTGATCAGCAACTTCGTGATCCAGGGGGGCGATCCGCTCTCGAAGGATCCCAAGAATCCGCGCGTGGGGACCGGTGGGCCGGGCTACACCATCAAATGCGAGACCGACACCAGCAAGCACAAGCACAGCGCCGGATCGCTCTCGATGGCCCACGCCGGGAAGAACACCGGTGGGTCGCAGTTCTTTATCGCGCACTCGCCGCAGGCACACCTCGACGGAGTCCACACCGTCTTCGGGCAGGTGACCAGCGGGATGGATGTCGTGAACGCGATCCGTCAGGGCGACGTGATCACCTCGATTCGCGTGAGCTGA
- a CDS encoding phospholipase D-like domain-containing protein, translated as MTAILAEGESSGEALNRAVGRASGTHSIAGNRVEMLIDGAANYAVMHAQIASATTRIHLENYIIHADATGQAFADALMARAREGIKVRVLYDWLGCAGTPRRFWRELREAGAEVCAFGPPSWRDPLLLASRDHRKVFVVDGCRGVTGGLCIGDEWIGNPEKGIQPWRDTGVSIEGPAARLLDAAFESAWKFAGGSAIPSDEINGNVPPMGDIAVRVVATEPGRERAYRTIDLLLGVSASKVWVTEAYLAAPQRLYQAFIDAARDGADVRILLPGASDIRMVRNLTRVGYRGLLKAGVRLYEWQGPMLHAKTIVADGRWVRVGSSNMNASSLLANWELDVFIEDPALAKEMEKQFHEDLTLASEVVRRPRRIATLFGREIPPALAHEKRPVHGHPTHQRTFRERRRQAIVTAGGLIRGARATLFGPLALVLLAAAALFVLFPVPAAYVAAGLATLTAAALIVRALGHRGRT; from the coding sequence GTGACCGCGATCCTTGCCGAGGGTGAGAGCTCCGGCGAGGCGTTGAATCGCGCCGTGGGTCGCGCGTCCGGCACCCACTCCATCGCCGGCAACCGCGTCGAGATGCTGATTGATGGCGCCGCGAACTACGCCGTGATGCACGCGCAGATTGCCAGCGCGACGACGCGGATTCATCTCGAGAATTACATCATTCACGCCGATGCCACGGGGCAGGCCTTCGCCGATGCCCTGATGGCGCGCGCGCGCGAGGGCATCAAGGTAAGGGTGCTCTACGACTGGCTCGGCTGTGCCGGTACGCCGCGCCGCTTCTGGCGGGAACTGCGCGAGGCGGGCGCGGAAGTGTGTGCCTTCGGTCCGCCGTCATGGCGGGATCCGCTGCTGCTTGCGTCGCGCGACCATCGCAAAGTCTTTGTCGTCGATGGCTGTCGCGGTGTCACCGGTGGCCTCTGCATAGGTGATGAGTGGATCGGCAATCCGGAGAAAGGGATCCAGCCGTGGCGGGACACCGGCGTCTCGATCGAGGGTCCCGCCGCGCGGCTGCTCGACGCCGCCTTCGAAAGCGCCTGGAAGTTTGCCGGCGGCAGCGCGATTCCCTCCGACGAGATCAACGGCAATGTGCCCCCGATGGGCGACATCGCGGTGCGCGTCGTCGCCACGGAACCGGGTCGTGAGCGTGCCTATCGCACCATTGACCTGCTCCTCGGCGTCAGCGCGTCGAAGGTGTGGGTCACCGAGGCGTATCTGGCGGCGCCGCAGCGGCTCTACCAGGCCTTCATCGATGCTGCGAGGGATGGGGCCGATGTCCGGATTCTCCTCCCCGGCGCGAGCGATATCCGGATGGTGCGGAACCTGACCCGGGTGGGCTATCGCGGACTGCTCAAGGCCGGGGTCCGGCTCTATGAATGGCAGGGGCCGATGCTCCACGCCAAGACAATCGTCGCGGATGGTCGCTGGGTTCGGGTCGGGTCGAGCAACATGAACGCCTCCTCGCTGCTCGCGAACTGGGAGCTCGACGTCTTCATCGAGGATCCCGCCCTGGCCAAGGAGATGGAGAAGCAATTCCACGAGGACCTGACCCTCGCCAGTGAGGTCGTCCGCCGACCGCGCCGGATCGCCACGCTCTTCGGTCGGGAGATCCCGCCGGCCCTGGCCCACGAGAAGCGGCCGGTTCACGGGCACCCGACCCACCAACGGACCTTCCGCGAACGGCGTCGGCAGGCGATTGTCACGGCTGGCGGGTTGATCCGAGGCGCCCGGGCGACCCTGTTCGGCCCCCTCGCGCTGGTGTTGCTGGCGGCCGCTGCCCTCTTTGTCCTCTTTCCGGTGCCTGCGGCCTACGTGGCGGCAGGGCTGGCAACCCTTACTGCCGCGGCCTTGATTGTCAGGGCACTGGGCCACCGGGGGCGGACTTGA
- the nth gene encoding endonuclease III — protein sequence MRKERALEILARLKAEYPAAHCELTFTTPFELLAATILSAQCTDVRVNLVTPELFRRWPDAFALAAAQQAEVEEVIRSTGFFRNKAKSLLGMARALVADHDGVVPRSMAELRPLPGVGRKTANVVLGNAYDSQEGVTVDTHVLRLTRLLKLTRESDAEKVERDLMVLIPKDDWTLISHLLIWHGRRVCIANRPRCDACVLADICPSRQDDR from the coding sequence CTGCGAAAGGAGCGCGCCCTCGAGATCCTGGCGCGGCTCAAGGCGGAATATCCCGCCGCGCATTGCGAGCTGACCTTCACCACGCCGTTCGAGTTGCTGGCCGCGACGATTCTCTCGGCGCAGTGCACCGACGTCCGAGTGAATTTGGTGACGCCTGAACTCTTCCGCCGCTGGCCCGACGCGTTCGCGCTCGCCGCGGCGCAGCAGGCCGAGGTCGAGGAAGTGATCCGATCGACCGGCTTCTTCCGCAACAAGGCGAAGAGCCTGCTCGGGATGGCGCGCGCGCTGGTCGCCGACCACGACGGCGTGGTACCCCGCTCGATGGCGGAACTGCGTCCCTTGCCTGGAGTGGGCCGCAAGACCGCCAATGTGGTGCTCGGCAACGCCTACGACAGCCAGGAAGGGGTCACTGTCGATACCCACGTCCTGCGGCTGACACGCCTGCTGAAGCTCACGCGCGAGAGCGACGCCGAAAAGGTCGAGCGCGACCTGATGGTACTGATTCCAAAGGATGACTGGACGCTGATCTCGCATCTGCTGATCTGGCATGGGCGGAGGGTCTGCATTGCGAACCGGCCGAGGTGCGATGCGTGTGTGCTCGCGGATATCTGCCCGAGCAGGCAGGATGACAGATGA
- a CDS encoding ABC transporter ATP-binding protein has product MAALPADVPRDAVIVTRNLQREYLMGTERVRALQGVDITIRRNEFVAIMGPSGSGKSTMMNLIGCLDTPSEGEYWLNGYRVSELDDDALARIRNKEIGFVFQTFNLLPRASALANVELPMVYAGASGKERRERAKEALSQVGLGNRMDHKPNELSGGQRQRVAIARALVNRPSILLADEPTGNLDSATSEEIMALFETLHRQGQTIILVTHEPDIAAHAKRQIVLRDGKVSSDGSSVEAVA; this is encoded by the coding sequence ATGGCAGCACTCCCGGCCGACGTGCCGCGCGATGCCGTGATCGTGACCCGGAACCTGCAGCGCGAATACCTGATGGGGACCGAACGGGTCCGCGCGCTGCAGGGTGTCGACATCACGATCCGGCGCAACGAGTTCGTGGCGATCATGGGGCCGTCCGGCTCCGGCAAGTCGACGATGATGAATCTCATCGGCTGCCTCGACACGCCCTCGGAAGGCGAATACTGGCTCAACGGCTATCGCGTGAGCGAGCTGGATGACGATGCGCTGGCCCGGATCCGGAACAAGGAGATCGGCTTCGTCTTCCAGACGTTCAACCTGCTCCCGCGCGCCTCGGCGCTCGCGAACGTCGAGCTGCCCATGGTGTATGCCGGCGCCTCCGGCAAGGAACGCCGCGAGCGCGCGAAGGAAGCGCTCTCGCAGGTTGGTCTCGGCAACCGCATGGATCACAAGCCGAACGAACTGTCGGGTGGTCAGCGCCAGCGTGTGGCGATTGCCCGGGCGCTGGTGAACCGGCCGTCGATCCTGCTCGCCGACGAACCGACCGGTAACCTCGACTCGGCGACCTCCGAGGAAATCATGGCCCTGTTCGAGACACTGCATCGTCAGGGTCAGACCATCATTCTCGTTACTCATGAACCTGATATTGCCGCACACGCCAAGCGCCAGATCGTCCTCCGGGACGGCAAGGTGTCCAGCGACGGCAGTAGTGTGGAGGCTGTCGCGTGA
- a CDS encoding sigma-70 family RNA polymerase sigma factor, protein MTGVDEAELAARAARGDAEAFGGLVALHAPMARRVAYAVLEDSEDADDAAQEGFLSAWQAIGRYDPKRAFRPWLMQIVVNAAKDLRRRRRVRAADPLDHVAAASRDDPAREVGAMDLGERLKSALATLPERQRLAVVLFDAEGYSQAEIATLLGIPEGTVKSDVFHGRRALRKVLGSVKEEWDE, encoded by the coding sequence ATGACCGGCGTGGATGAAGCCGAGCTCGCCGCTCGGGCTGCGAGGGGCGATGCAGAGGCTTTCGGAGGGCTGGTGGCCCTCCACGCGCCGATGGCCCGCCGTGTTGCCTATGCGGTACTGGAAGACAGTGAAGATGCCGATGATGCCGCCCAGGAAGGGTTTCTCTCGGCCTGGCAGGCGATCGGCCGGTACGACCCCAAGCGGGCGTTCCGTCCCTGGCTGATGCAGATCGTGGTCAACGCGGCCAAGGATCTCCGACGAAGGCGAAGGGTCCGCGCCGCCGACCCGCTCGACCATGTGGCGGCGGCCTCGCGCGACGACCCGGCCCGGGAAGTCGGCGCGATGGACCTGGGAGAGCGGCTCAAGAGCGCGCTCGCGACCCTGCCGGAGCGGCAACGATTGGCCGTGGTGCTGTTTGATGCTGAAGGGTATTCGCAGGCGGAGATTGCCACCCTGCTGGGGATCCCCGAAGGAACCGTGAAGTCTGATGTTTTCCACGGAAGAAGGGCGCTCAGGAAAGTGCTTGGATCCGTGAAGGAGGAGTGGGATGAGTGA